In a single window of the Desulfonatronum thiodismutans genome:
- a CDS encoding type II secretion system protein GspD — MFLLVLLLFLLPGCKTVQPAADLRYAPSVPVLQRDTEPIVRIPQKEPDMRRISSYQPTGQDRVMRPGFRHPAGKQKIKEIFFQDVPLEVAAELLNEVGGVNLMLQGPVAGKKVRLFLKDVDLSTAVEALLRGNELWFRTDGRVTAVMSEKAFADTMVFQRSEKIQAFFMRYTNAKDMAALLATMLGPDVEYKEISGESVYGHLEARAVGAGATTGTTSSALTDDERKLLVQLGEAETVSQIEDAASTVGRRLPAVITVFKKNNSIVVRSTDEGLLRHITGLIRELDTPIRQVLLEVKIVRLDLGDGFESFFQFPEVINESFLDQGGLWAQYGTLGGVDALTANTFSFVFSTEKLMGRLQLFANENRLKTIASPFLMSADNVEVRFFVGQQIPLRTGVTKETVPVTETTERVIFIPVVDIEEIGTDLKIKSFINADRTITMEIEADIDQPNLGVNSITLINDFTGQPVPFPLDGIDKNEFKSILAVPSGNTVALAGFIRLEDQDFEQKVPFLGDIPALGYLFKKVERRALRKETVILITPHIIAAPDEGPDTTRRFLERSSRVLDEAEEAWERMIPEGRLFKPVEEGSVMGEE; from the coding sequence TTGTTCCTTCTCGTTCTCTTGCTGTTCCTCCTTCCCGGCTGCAAGACCGTTCAGCCTGCCGCTGATCTTCGGTACGCGCCGTCGGTGCCCGTGCTCCAACGCGACACCGAGCCCATCGTGCGCATTCCGCAAAAGGAACCGGATATGCGCCGGATCAGCTCCTATCAGCCAACGGGCCAGGACAGGGTGATGCGTCCAGGGTTCCGGCATCCGGCGGGCAAGCAGAAGATAAAGGAAATATTTTTTCAGGACGTGCCTCTGGAGGTCGCGGCGGAACTGCTCAACGAAGTGGGCGGGGTGAACTTGATGCTTCAGGGGCCGGTAGCCGGGAAAAAGGTTCGCTTGTTTTTGAAGGACGTGGATTTGAGTACGGCCGTGGAGGCCCTGCTGCGTGGCAACGAACTTTGGTTCCGTACGGATGGCCGAGTGACGGCGGTGATGAGCGAAAAAGCCTTTGCCGACACCATGGTCTTCCAGCGTTCTGAGAAAATTCAGGCCTTTTTCATGCGCTATACCAACGCCAAGGATATGGCGGCTCTTCTGGCCACCATGCTCGGGCCGGATGTGGAGTACAAGGAGATAAGCGGAGAGTCGGTCTATGGCCACCTGGAGGCCCGGGCCGTGGGCGCGGGGGCCACGACCGGCACGACTTCGTCGGCGCTGACCGATGACGAGCGCAAACTGTTGGTTCAACTAGGCGAGGCAGAGACCGTCTCCCAGATCGAGGACGCCGCCAGCACCGTTGGACGACGTCTTCCTGCCGTGATCACCGTTTTCAAGAAAAACAACTCTATAGTGGTTCGCTCCACGGACGAAGGCTTGTTGCGGCACATCACCGGCCTGATCCGTGAACTGGACACCCCGATCCGGCAGGTGTTGTTGGAGGTGAAGATCGTCAGGCTGGATCTGGGGGATGGGTTTGAGTCATTTTTTCAGTTTCCTGAGGTTATTAACGAGAGTTTTCTTGATCAAGGAGGATTATGGGCACAATATGGGACGCTTGGCGGCGTTGACGCTCTAACTGCAAACACTTTCTCATTTGTTTTTTCAACAGAAAAACTTATGGGGCGTCTCCAATTGTTCGCCAATGAGAATCGTCTGAAGACCATTGCTTCACCATTCCTGATGTCCGCAGACAATGTCGAGGTTCGCTTCTTTGTTGGCCAGCAGATTCCGCTACGTACCGGGGTGACAAAGGAAACTGTGCCAGTGACTGAGACAACAGAGCGGGTGATCTTTATCCCCGTGGTGGATATCGAAGAAATCGGCACTGACTTGAAAATCAAAAGCTTCATCAACGCGGATCGGACCATCACCATGGAGATCGAGGCGGACATTGACCAGCCCAATCTCGGAGTGAACAGCATCACCCTGATCAACGACTTCACCGGCCAACCAGTGCCTTTTCCTCTGGACGGCATCGACAAGAACGAGTTCAAGTCGATCCTGGCCGTGCCCTCAGGCAACACCGTGGCCCTGGCCGGGTTCATCCGCCTAGAAGACCAAGATTTCGAACAAAAAGTGCCTTTTCTCGGTGACATCCCTGCCCTGGGCTACTTGTTTAAGAAGGTAGAGCGTCGGGCCTTACGCAAGGAAACCGTCATCCTGATCACCCCCCACATCATCGCCGCTCCAGACGAAGGCCCGGATACCACCCGTCGATTCCTGGAACGCAGCAGCCGGGTTTTGGACGAGGCGG